In Leptotrichia buccalis C-1013-b, the genomic window AGAAAAGATTTTGAAAATACAAGAGTAATTAAGCTACTGGATAGAATTATGGAAAATGATAAAAAGAAAGAGAAGGAAAAAGAAAAATCTGAAAAATCTCAAAATAAAAATCATATAAAAAGCTAATTCTTGCTGTGTAAAAATCAAAATTAAAAATGAAATATGAAGTTTAAGTGAAATAAAAGGATATTCAATAGCATAATTTAGAATTTTGAGTTATTATAAAACAGTAAAATAAAAAGGAGAATTGGTAAAAATGAAAAAAAGTAAAAAAATAATTGGAATCGCATTACTTCTAATGAGTATAAGCTATATCGGAAATGCAAAAACAGTTAATAAAACTGGGAAAAATCAAAATGTGAAAAAAACAGACACTACAAAAAGAAATGCAAAAGAATTAAACAGTCAGGAATATGCACAAGTTTTGAGCAATTTTCAGAAAAAAGCTGAAAAATATTTGGAAACAGGAGACAAAATCAAACTTGTTGATGATTATATAAATGATATTGAAAATGCAAAAGTTTCCGAAAAAGCATTGGAAGATAATAAAAAAGCTGATATGGAAGTATTTGGTATGGTTGAAGTAGCAATATTTATGAAAAGTATGTATTCCGATGGAGCAGAAGCTAAAAAGTTAACAGATGCAGATTATGAAAGAATACAAAAGAAATTCGCAAGTACAAATAAATTTAAACAGTTAGAAGGATATGTACAAATACAGCCAATAACTCAATAAAAACAGAAACTCAGATAAACTTAATTGTAAAAATAGTTGTCTGAGTTTTATTTTTATGGTAACATAATAATATCATTTTAAATTATAAAATGAAAGGAGGATAAGCTTGAAAACTGTAAAAAAGGAAACAATAATTGAATTTGAAGAAAAAAAATCGAAATTTATCGGATATATTAAGCCAGTTTCAACAGTAATTGAAGCTGAAAAGTTTATTGATTCAATAAAAAAAATGCATCCAAATGCAACTCACAATGTTCCGCTTTATAGAGTGGTAGAAAATGGGCAAGAGTATTTTAAGTATAATGACGACGGAGAACCAAGTAACACAGCAGGAAAACCAATGGCCGAAATACTTAATATTCTGGATGTGTATAACGTGGCAGTAGTCGCTACAAGATATTTTGGCGGAATAAAACTGGGAGCAGGTGGACTTATAAGAAATTACGCTAAAACAGCAAAGTTAGCTGTTAATGAAGCGGAGATTGTGGAATATGTGGAAAAATCAATTTTCATTTTAGACTATGACTACGAATATACTTCAGAGATAGAGACATTTTTAAGTGCAAATATGGGTAAATTTGGTATAGAGATATTGGAAAAAAATTATTCCAGCAGAGTTACTATGAAAATATCAGCAAATGATGAAATTGAAAATGAACTGAATGGATTGCAGAAAATAATTGTAATAAAAATGTAAAAAATAATAAATTTTAGAGAGAAATTAAAAAAAATTTATAAAAAGGTGTTGACAAATAAAATTAAATATGATATTATATCTCTTGTCTGTGAGTAATAGGAAAACAGATAAGGGAATGAATGTGCGGCCTTCGTCTAGTGGTTAGGACCTCGGGTTTTCATCCCGGTAACAGGGGTTCGATCCCCCTAGGCCGTACCAATTTAAAAATTGAATATTATAATGTTAAATGGTGATTGTTTTATGGTCGCATAGCTCAGTTGGGAGAGCACCTGCCTTACAAGCAGGGGGTCATTGGTTCGAGCCCAATTGTGACCACCATTATGGAGGTGTAGCTCAGTTGGTTAGAGTGCTTGCCTGTCACGCAAGATGTCGCGAGTTCGAGTCTCGTCACTTCCGCCATTTAATGCCGCTTTAGCTCATCTGGTAGAGCAACTGACTTGTAATCAGTAGGTGGTTGGTTCGAGTCCGACAAGCGGCACCACTATTTAAAATTTAGAATGTTGTGGAGAGGTTCCCGAGTGGCCAAAGGGATCAGACTGTAAATCTGCCGGCTCAGCCTTCGAAGGTTCGAATCCTTCTCTCTCCACCATTTTTTTTTATAAAAAATAAAATTTGTTATAAATAATAAATCATAATTCGTAGGAGGAATTATAACTATGGTTAGAAAAATAAAAGGAGCAGGAAACAAATCTGGTGGAAATCAACAAGATATAATCAAACAGGCTCAAGTAATGCAACAAGAAATGCTAAAAATCCAAGAAGGATTAAAAGATAAATTTGTAGAAACATCTGTTGCTGGTGGAGGAATTACTGTAAAAGCAAACGGACAGAAAAAAATTGTAGATTTATCAATTTCATTAGATGTATTAAAAGATGCAATTGAAGAAAATGATGCAACAATAGTTTCTGACTTGATTGTAAATGCAGTAAACGAAATTTTGGATAAAGCTGAAGAAATGGCTGAAAAGGAAATGGAAGTAGTTACTGGTGGAGTAAGTATTCCAGGATTATTTTAAAAATTAAAATTTTAAATAAATATTTTTATAAAAACCAGAGTAATATCTGGTTTTTTGTTTTTTCATAATTAATTTTATACTAATACTAAACTCCATTTGAATAACGAATTTATTACAAACTTTTCCAACAAAAGATAAAAATCTAGTATTTCAAAATAATTAAAATATAATTTTTTTTGTTTTAATAAACCGACGGAGCTTTTATTTGTTCAGCTACGACTGTTTGACGACTATAAGGAGGAGTTTCGGAGTTGGGCAAATAAAAGTCGTAGTCTAGCCATAGGTGCAGGATTTGCGGCAATGAGCAATCCTGCAAAAAAAAAGAAAGAAACTAATATTAGGCTGTGTCTGAAAACTCAAAATCTATGTTATTTTTAATATTTTTTTGATTTTATAAATTATACAAATCACGATAAAATCAGTGTTTATTATTTTTGATTTTGGAAAAATTTGTTAAAAATTCATCATTTGGAGAGTTTTCAGACACGCCCTAAATAAAATAATCTAATACTAAAGCCCATTATAAAATAGAAACTATGTTAAGAACAAAAAGTTTTAATTCCTTATTAACTAAAAATAGTATGTAATTCAAAATTTATTAAATATTTGCTATTTAAAGGGGAAATAGTATTAGAATTAACAAAATATCTAAAAGAAAAGGAGATAGAAAAAATGAAAAAAAATATAAATAGGATGATAATATTGATGTTTTTGTGTATTATTGTTTATAATTTAGGACATCCTGCGACACCTGCACTAATTGAACTGAGAGGATGGAAGAAAAGTATTTCGGGGGAATTGCTGGCGTTTATGAGTACGGCTATGTTTATTTCTTCGCCTTATTTGGGGGCTTTGGCGGATAGAGTTGGGATGAAGAGGATATTTGTGTTTATGCCATTTTGTTATGGGATGTCGCAGCTTATATTTGGATTTGAGACTAATTTGCCACTTATATTTTTGGCAAGGATGATTTCGGGATTTGCTTCGGGAGGAACGTTTGCTGTGGCATTTGGATATGTGAGTCAGCTTTCTGAAAAAGAAGAAAAGGCAAAAAATATTGCTAAAGTAAGTTCTGCGACTGTAATTGGCGGAGCGATTGGGCAGAAAATAGGGGGATATGTCGCAACTGCTATGAATGATCCACGATTTTCTTTTGCATTGCAGTTTATTGGTGGGAGTATTGTTTCGATAATTATTTTGCTGATTATGAAAGAAATTGTGAAAAAAGATAGTAATTCAGAGGAAGAAAAAAGTAAAAAGGATTTGAATCCGTTTGCAACTTTTAGATATATTAAGGAATTAGATGGATATTCCAAGTTTTTTTGTCTTATAATTTTACTTTCAGGAATAGGAATTTATTCTTATGGAAGTGCTTTAAACTATTTTTTCAAATTTTATGAAAAAGTGTCTTCTGATACGATTGGAACATTTGTTATGTGTTCGTCATTGCTTGCTTTTTTTGGAACTGCATTTTTATTGGGGAAATTATTAAAAAAATTTAAAGAAAAAAGTATTTATAAATTTTTGATTTTTACTGGAATAATACTAATGTCAGTGATTTTGTTTAGAGTTAAGTTTGGTGTAACTCCGTATATTCTTATGGCTGTTTATACGATGACTTACGAAATTGTGCGTTCGCTTGGAAATACAATTATTGCTCAAAGATATAAAGAAAATCAGGGAAAAATACTGGGAGTGGCATCTGCGGTAGGTTCACTTGGAACTGCGATTGGTTCACTGCTTTCTGGACATTTATTGAATTTTAATCCATTTTTTCCATTTGTTGTGAATATTATTGTAATGTCTTTTGTATTAATTTTAATTTTAGTAAAAAAATTGTAATTTTTTTCATTTAGGCACTTGTTAAATCAAATAAATGTGGTAAAATTAATATTGGATAGAAAAATTTGCTATTTGTAATTTAATTATCTAAAAAATAGGTTTTTTGCAAATTAAATTGTTTAATAATAAAATTTTTAGGAGGAATACTATGGACTACATGAAAAAATATGAATATTGGCTAAATTCAGAAGCAGTTGATGAAAAAGACAAAGAAGAATTAAGAAGTCTTGCCGGAAATGAAAAAGAAATCGAAGACAGATTTTTTAAAGATTTGAGTTTTGGAACAGGTGGAATTAGAGGGGTTCGTGGAATCGGTACAAACAGAATTAATAAATATGTTATTAGAAAAGTTACACAAGGTCTTGCAAATTATATGTTAAAATTTGATGCTGATAAAGCTAAAAAACAAGGAATTATAATTGCACACGACTGTAGAATAGGTTCTAGGGAATATACTTTAAATGCTGCCAGAGTTATGGCTGCTAATGGAATTAAAGCATATATCTATAAAAGTTTGCGTTCTACTCCGGAATTATCATTTGGGGTAAGATATAAAGGAACTATGGCTGGAATTGTTGTAACTGCGTCACATAATCCTGTTGAATATAATGGATACAAAGTTTATTGGGATGACGGAGCACAAGTTGTAGACCCTCACGCACCTTCAATCGTTGATGAAGTTAATAAAATCAAAACTCTTGAAGAAATCAACGTTATTTCAGAAGAAGAAGGAAAAGAAAAAGGCTTAATTATCGAATTGGACGGACAAATTGACGATGATTATATAGCAGCGATTAAAAAACAAACTTTAAAAACAGATATTCCAGGAAAAGAAGATTTCAAAATAGTTTATACTCCACTTCACGGAACTGGAGGAAGACCTGCGAAACGAATTTTATCAGACTTTGGTTACAGTTTTGAAGTTGTAAAAGAACAAATTGAACCAGACGGTAATTTCCCAACTGTAGTTTATGCAAACCCTGAAGAAAAAGCGGCATTCAAACTTGGTGTAAAATTGGCTGATGAAATCGGAGCAAAATTAGTTATGGCAAATGACCCGGATGCAGATAGAATCGGTATTGCTGTAAAAGATGATAAAAATGAATGGTATTATCCAAATGGAAACCAAGTTGGACTACTATTGTTACAATATCTATTAAATAATAAGACAGATATTCCTGCAAACGCAAAAGTTATCACAACAGTTGTTTCTACACCAATGATTGACGTTGTTGCACCTTCTAAAGGCGTTGAAGTAATGAAGACATTGACTGGATTTAAATATATTGGAGAAAAAATTAGACAATTTGAAAATAAAGAATTGGACGGAACGTATTTATTTGGATTTGAAGAAAGCTATGGATACTTGATTGGAACTCATGCAAGAGATAAAGATGCGCTGGTAACTTCAATGGTAATTGCTGAAATGGCTACTTACTATGATTCAATTGGAAGTTCAATTTATGAAGAATTGCAAAAATTATACAAAGAATTTGGATATTACTTGGAAGGAATAAAATCTGTAACTCTTAAAGGAAAAGATGGAATTGAACAAATGGCAGCTCTTATGGCTAACTTGAGAGAAAATATAAAAGACGAACTACTTGGTAAAAAGATAAAAATTAAACGTGATTTCTTCTCACATAAAGAATACAACTTGGAAAAAGGAACTGAAGCTGAAATAAAATTGCCAAAAGAAAATGTTTTACAATTTGTTCTGGAAGACAATACATATATTACAGCACGTCCATCTGGAACAGAGCCAAAAATTAAATTCTACTTTAGTGTAAATGCAGATTCAGATGAAAATGTAAAAGCAAAACTTGATAAAACAATGAAAGAATTTTCAGAATTCTTAGGATTATAATTTTTTAAAAGAGATCAGAAGATTTTTTCTGGTCTTTTTTGTTTTATAAATTAAAAAAATAAGTTTACTGAATAATTAAAGATAAATTTTTAAAATAAAATGAATATAATAAAAATTTTAGAGAGATCTTGTGAAAAATGACAAAAATAAAAGAGAAAAATATTGATGCGATATATATTCACATTCCGTTTTGTGATAAAAAGTGTGAATATTGCGATTTCTGCACATTTGTCCGAATGGAGAAAGAATACAGGAAATATATTGACTATTTAATCAGGGAAATAAGGATGTATCCAAAGTTTACGTATGATACGATTTATTTTGGTGGAGGAACACCTTCAGTATTGCCTGTAGAAATGATACGGGAAATAATGCAGGAATTAGAATGGACTGAAAATAC contains:
- a CDS encoding phospho-sugar mutase; translated protein: MDYMKKYEYWLNSEAVDEKDKEELRSLAGNEKEIEDRFFKDLSFGTGGIRGVRGIGTNRINKYVIRKVTQGLANYMLKFDADKAKKQGIIIAHDCRIGSREYTLNAARVMAANGIKAYIYKSLRSTPELSFGVRYKGTMAGIVVTASHNPVEYNGYKVYWDDGAQVVDPHAPSIVDEVNKIKTLEEINVISEEEGKEKGLIIELDGQIDDDYIAAIKKQTLKTDIPGKEDFKIVYTPLHGTGGRPAKRILSDFGYSFEVVKEQIEPDGNFPTVVYANPEEKAAFKLGVKLADEIGAKLVMANDPDADRIGIAVKDDKNEWYYPNGNQVGLLLLQYLLNNKTDIPANAKVITTVVSTPMIDVVAPSKGVEVMKTLTGFKYIGEKIRQFENKELDGTYLFGFEESYGYLIGTHARDKDALVTSMVIAEMATYYDSIGSSIYEELQKLYKEFGYYLEGIKSVTLKGKDGIEQMAALMANLRENIKDELLGKKIKIKRDFFSHKEYNLEKGTEAEIKLPKENVLQFVLEDNTYITARPSGTEPKIKFYFSVNADSDENVKAKLDKTMKEFSEFLGL
- a CDS encoding IMPACT family protein: MKTVKKETIIEFEEKKSKFIGYIKPVSTVIEAEKFIDSIKKMHPNATHNVPLYRVVENGQEYFKYNDDGEPSNTAGKPMAEILNILDVYNVAVVATRYFGGIKLGAGGLIRNYAKTAKLAVNEAEIVEYVEKSIFILDYDYEYTSEIETFLSANMGKFGIEILEKNYSSRVTMKISANDEIENELNGLQKIIVIKM
- a CDS encoding MFS transporter, which translates into the protein MKKNINRMIILMFLCIIVYNLGHPATPALIELRGWKKSISGELLAFMSTAMFISSPYLGALADRVGMKRIFVFMPFCYGMSQLIFGFETNLPLIFLARMISGFASGGTFAVAFGYVSQLSEKEEKAKNIAKVSSATVIGGAIGQKIGGYVATAMNDPRFSFALQFIGGSIVSIIILLIMKEIVKKDSNSEEEKSKKDLNPFATFRYIKELDGYSKFFCLIILLSGIGIYSYGSALNYFFKFYEKVSSDTIGTFVMCSSLLAFFGTAFLLGKLLKKFKEKSIYKFLIFTGIILMSVILFRVKFGVTPYILMAVYTMTYEIVRSLGNTIIAQRYKENQGKILGVASAVGSLGTAIGSLLSGHLLNFNPFFPFVVNIIVMSFVLILILVKKL
- a CDS encoding YbaB/EbfC family nucleoid-associated protein yields the protein MVRKIKGAGNKSGGNQQDIIKQAQVMQQEMLKIQEGLKDKFVETSVAGGGITVKANGQKKIVDLSISLDVLKDAIEENDATIVSDLIVNAVNEILDKAEEMAEKEMEVVTGGVSIPGLF